In the Dehalogenimonas sp. THU2 genome, TGACGGCGGATACCTCGCCGAAGCTCTGAGGGCTTGCGGCGGGATGGTGGAGCTTCGGGTCAAGGACGCAAGGTCGCCGATGCTTTTTGCCGCGCCGGACTATGAGCTGGTGGTCATGCCGATGCTTCTGCCGGAAGCCAAGAAGCCGACGGACACGGCTAAGACCGCCGAACCCGTGAAGGCCGAAGCAAGTCAGCCGGTCGAACCCGCCGAGCCGAAGGTCGAGACAGTCGAGGCCGGTACGCCGGAAGCAATTGCCGAGACAGCACCCGCCGAGGAAGTCGCCCAAGCCGTCGCCGAAGCCGAGGCCATCACCAAAGCCGAGAAGCCGAAGGCCAAGAAGCACAACAAGGCGAAGGAACCAGTCGCCGTAGCCTGAAAAACCTGAAACTTGAACGCTTGAACTCGCAAAACAGCCGCACAGAAAGAGGTGTCAAAGCCTCTTTTTGTGCTTTCTTTTTGTAAGGGGATATTCCTGCCCCATGCGGCGGGAATATCCCCTTCCTGTTTTTCTAACGCAACTTGAAAGGAGGTGTTCATTATGGCTGCACTGCTGGTAATCAACCCCATTGTTCCTTTAGGCCAGGTGGTGGCTACCCGGGGAGTTCACACGCTGGCCGGTGAGAAGCCGGAGTTTGCCGAGTTCATGCGCCGTTCTCTGAATCGCCATGCCAGAGGCGATTGGGGAAATCTCGATGAAGGGGACAGGAAGGAAAACGAATTAAGTCTGAAACAGGGCTTTAGACTGCTGTCAGCCTATGAGGCCGATGATCTACCAAAGATATGGATCATCACCGAGGCCGACAGGTCGGCAACAACGATTCTATTCCCCGAAGAATACTAGGGCTAACTACCTAAAGGAGGTTAAACTATGCCCATGAAGTGGAGCGTTCTTAAGGTCAATGAGGCGATGGATATGGTCGAAGAATTTATCGGCCAAGCCGCCGAACCGCTGGAACAGGCCAGGATTGTAGCGATCGCGGCAAGGAGCATCGCCGACATTCCGCAATACGTCGATGAACGCTTAGCCCATCTAACCAGCAGCATCGGACGCATCGACCACATTAAGGGGGCGATAAAGACAGTCCGGGAGTCTTTGCCAGCTGGTGCCGTGGTTGAAGAGCGAAAGAGAATCGAAAACGGCGACCAACTTGTCCTGGTAGCCCGATAATGACGAGGGTGTTCCTTCAGAAGAATGCCGATACGTAAACATCAAAAAGAAGCCCTATCGCGTTCGACCATTACTCGATAAAGAAGCGAGTGTAAAAAAGAGGTCCTGAAATTTTCAGGACCTCTTTTTTGTGCAGATCGGACTTCACAACTTACTGGCTTATTCGTCTGCTCCTCTCTTGATTTATCGGTGTCGCAATAGTAATATTGCGACACCGATAGGTCTTCAGGAGGGGAAATGTTATGCCGGTGCTTGATAACTATTTCAATGTGATCGAAGCAGCTGAAGTCCTTGGCGTTCATTGGGAGACGGTGAAGCGTATGTGTCGTGAAGGTCGCATTCCAGCCAAGAAGATTCACAATATGTGGCTGATTGACAAGAACGAAGTAGCACAATTTGCGTCGAGCTACAATGAGCCGAGGCGTGGTAAGAGGAAGAGATAGCAA is a window encoding:
- a CDS encoding helix-turn-helix domain-containing protein; protein product: MPVLDNYFNVIEAAEVLGVHWETVKRMCREGRIPAKKIHNMWLIDKNEVAQFASSYNEPRRGKRKR